Proteins from one Porites lutea chromosome 3, jaPorLute2.1, whole genome shotgun sequence genomic window:
- the LOC140930232 gene encoding uncharacterized protein, which produces MALTKRYVISRFLMARTRTKCLFILFFSIALYIVVSFITLLFRENGVLDVPASFVESEKLELSSVNLRYLPRTNVEKHVWRGYEQEGDADASEISDSNESRSQPPDIESENNGEDNMHGPKPRFLYVFRYYEQLGRATANILALASLAKYENRAIVVPFVNNSRMSGLPGGVSHYYRKVEKVKNYAPLDTYFDVQDFNFKLESHGYSTFKRFHDLEHHCSNRFQVVVHFLFDKEDFMKNTALWYRASDAEVKAMYKQAKEHNGWIDCPWIKRSRLSKQIGFKISRYVCVDPEVIRSGQELEDKVLQGATCVGIVQWRGTGDERTHFPLHPVITNPLQPSDLEFNANLVRIARNFVKNTFKGKFIGVQVRSERHVQRKGANITRRCFEKLAARVQESREAIHARQVYLASDLTDYGSDTLRDITGASDRQSLSLFLHKLLNNPETFDPTGILYDNGAIAIVEINILSMATRLFTLGGGNYQEWAVGLFLKRHNDESRRVHRMCELV; this is translated from the coding sequence ATGGCTTTGACGAAGAGATATGTTATCTCCAGATTCCTAATGGCTAGAACAAGGACGAAATGTTTATTTATACTCTTTTTTTCCATCGCCTTGTACATCGTTGTTAGCTTCATTACTCTACTCTTCCGTGAAAATGGCGTCCTCGACGTTCCTGCTAGCTTCGTCGAAAGTGAAAAGCTCGAACTTTCTAGCGTAAACTTGCGTTATCTTCCTCGGACAAACGTCGAAAAGCACGTCTGGCGTGGTTACGAGCAAGAGGGAGATGCAGACGCCAGCGAAATTTCTGACAGTAATGAGTCCCGCAGTCAGCCACCGGACATTGAAAGTGAAAATAACGGCGAGGACAACATGCATGGACCTAAGCCAagatttttgtatgtttttcgCTATTATGAACAGTTAGGCCGAGCCACTGCCAACATTCTAGCGCTGGCTTCGCTAGCTAAATATGAGAATCGCGCAATTGTTGTTCCGTTTGTGAATAACTCACGTATGTCAGGGCTGCCAGGAGGAGTGAGTCACTACTACCGAAAGgttgaaaaagtgaaaaactacGCTCCACTGGATACATATTTCGACGTGCAAGACTTTAATTTCAAGTTAGAATCTCATGGTTACAGTACTTTTAAGCGTTTTCATGACCTCGAGCATCACTGTTCGAACAGATTTCAAGTCGTTGTTCACTTCTTGTTCGACAAGGAAGATTTCATGAAAAATACGGCGTTGTGGTACAGAGCTAGTGATGCGGAGGTGAAAGCTATGTACAAACAAGCGAAGGAACACAATGGCTGGATTGATTGCCCTTGGATAAAGCGATCTCGACTTAGTAAACAGATCGGTTTTAAAATAAGCCGGTATGTGTGTGTGGACCCGGAAGTCATAAGGTCTGGCCAAGAACTCGAGGACAAGGTTCTCCAAGGAGCAACCTGCGTTGGGATCGTTCAGTGGAGAGGTACTGGTGATGAACGCACGCATTTTCCACTTCACCCAGTTATCACCAATCCACTTCAACCGTCTGATCTGGAATTTAACGCAAATCTTGTGAGAATTGCcagaaattttgtcaaaaacacATTCAAGGGAAAATTTATAGGTGTTCAAGTGCGTTCGGAGAGACACGTGCAACGAAAAGGCGCGAATATAACAAGGCGATGTTTCGAAAAACTGGCTGCTCGGGTTCAGGAGTCACGGGAAGCGATTCATGCTCGTCAAGTTTATTTAGCTTCGGATTTGACTGATTACGGCTCAGACACGCTCAGGGACATTACAGGGGCGAGCGATCGTCAATCTTTATCCCTTTTTTTACACAAGCTTCTTAACAACCCAGAAACATTTGATCCAACAGGGATACTTTACGACAACGGAGCCATTGCAATTGTGGAAATAAATATTCTCTCCATGGCAACGCGGCTATTCACCCTTGGTGGGGGAAATTATCAAGAATGGGCTGTAGGGTTATTTTTAAAGCGACATAATGACGAGTCCAGAAGAGTTCATCGAATGTGTGAACTGGTTTAA
- the LOC140931455 gene encoding amidase-like, with the protein MAEEGATEESLPDVQFPSTEKIRMLSHQLGFDIKEEDISMYQEAIFSFLNDTYQRISELPDPKPHVKYPREPGYRPAPEENPFNAWYWRCNIVGAPSGKLLGKTIAMKDTISVAGIPMMCGSRLLEGYIPDHDATVVSRILDAGGTITGKAVCEEWCFTATSCTSFTGPVVNPYDEKRMALGSSSGCAALVAGGKVDMAMGGDQGGSIRIPATACGIVGLKPTYGLVPYTGIIPVHTCLDHTGPMARTVKDVALLLEVVAGSDGDLDPRQPRDLSTPAIYTSSLTGNISGLRIGLLKEGFNMPDADMKIMTMVKEAADRLSSLGATVGQVSVPIHFDGIRVCDALCMEGGYRLLSGSNSEAKGFVDTSLQAAIGRGFTTRGKDLGPVGKLTMILGALLHEDSHGVFHGKAINLARKLYEEYDKALKFYDVLIMPTIINQPPKVPDSGEVNFGNAFDFCENTGPFNVTGHPALTINAGFSDGLPVGMMIVGRKFDEATVLNVAFAYERLRDTS; encoded by the exons atggcggaagaaGGTGCGACTGAG GAATCTTTACCAGACGTACAGTTCCCCAGTACCGAAAAAATAAGGATGCTATCTCATCAATTGGGATTTGACATAAAAGAAGAAGATATCAGCATGTACCAAG AAGCCATATTCAGCTTTTTAAATGATACTTATCAGCGAATCAGTGAGTTACCAGATCCAAAGCCTCATGTTAAATACCCTCGAGAACCTGGCTACAGACCAGCCCCAGAGGAAAACCCTTTCAATGCATG GTACTGGCGATGTAACATAGTTGGTGCACCAAGTGGAAAACTCCTTGGAAAGACCATAGCCATGAAGGACACCATTTCTGTAGCGGGAATACCCATGATGTGCGGGTCACGTCTGTTGGAAGGCTACATCCCAGATCATGATGCAACTGTGGTATCCAGGATATTGGATGCTGGTGGGACAATCACCGGTAAAGCAGTGTGTGAGGAGTGGTGTTTCACTGCGACCAGCTGTACTTCATTCACAGGTCCTGTTGTTAATCCTTATGATGAAAAAAGAATGGCACTTGGATCCTCATCTGGTTGTGCGGCACTG GTCGCTGGAGGTAAAGTGGACATGGCTATGGGCGGTGATCAAGGAGGTTCAATAAGAATACCTGCCACTGCCTGTGGGATTGTTGGATTGAAGCCAACGTATGGGCTAGTGCCGTACACAGGGATAATCCCAGTGCACACTTGTTTGGATCACACAGGACCGATGGCAAGAACTGTGAAAGATGTGGCTTTACTTTTAGAG GTAGTTGCAGGATCGGATGGAGATCTGGATCCAAGGCAACCACGCGATCTCAGCACTCCTGCCATATACACCAGCTCT CTCACAGGTAACATTTCCGGGCTGCGTATCGGACTGCTAAAGGAGGGATTCAACATGCCGGATGCCGACATGAAGATTATGACAATGGTGAAAGAAGCCGCTGATCGGTTATCATCACTGGGTGCTACTGTTGGACAGGTGTCAGTACCAATTCATTTTGATG GGATTAGAGTATGTGACGCGCTTTGCATGGAAGGGGGTTACAGACTACTTAGTG GGTCTAATTCAGAAGCCAAAGGCTTTGTCGACACCAGTCTTCAAGCAGCCATTGGTCGTGGTTTCACAACCCGTGGGAAAGATCTGGGTCCTGTTGGGAAATTAACCATGATACTGGGTGCCCTTTTACATGAAGATAGTCATGGGGTATTTCATGGAAAGGCGATCAACTTAGCACGCAAATTATATGAAGAGTACGACAAAGCTTTGAAATTCTACGACGTTCTTATTATGCCAACAATCATTAACCAGCCGCCAAAAGTCCCAGACTCTGGTGAAGTGAATTTTG GAAACGCTTTTGATTTCTGCGAGAACACTGGTCCATTTAACGTGACAGGGCACCCAGCTCTTACAATCAACGCAGGATTCAGCGATGGTTTGCCTGTGGGAATGATGATTGTGGGGAGAAAGTTTGATGAAGCCACTGTTCTTAATGTGGCCTTTGCGTACGAGAGGTTGAGAGACACTAGCTAA
- the LOC140929288 gene encoding low molecular weight phosphotyrosine protein phosphatase-like produces the protein MADSKDRKILFVCLGNICRSPSAEAILKHLLEKRGNSADWEIDSAGILDLHRGLRSDSRGLKVLKKHGIANPHRARQVHEDDFRHFDVIMAFDDSNVEDLKEFRPTDGTARAKVKLFGTYDPKGQRTIEDPYYGDSSDFEEMFDHIYRCCEEFLRQSR, from the coding sequence atggcggatagcaAAGATCGAAAAATCCTGTTCGTTTGCCTCGGAAATATATGTCGTTCACCTTCCGCCGAAGCAATCCTCAAACATCTTCTCGAAAAAAGAGGGAACAGCGCTGATTGGGAAATCGATAGCGCCGGAATACTTGATCTCCATCGCGGACTTCGATCGGACAGTCGTGGCTTAAAAGTGTTGAAGAAACATGGAATTGCGAATCCACACCGAGCCAGACAGGTACACGAAGATGATTTCCGCCACTTCGATGTTATAATGGCTTTTGATGATAGCAATGTGGAGGATCTGAAGGAATTTAGGCCTACTGATGGAACTGCGAGAGCTAAAGTGAAGCTGTTTGGAACGTACGATCCTAAAGGACAACGAACAATTGAGGATCCTTATTACGGAGATAGTTCGGACTTTGAAGAAATGTTTGATCATATATACAGATGCTGTGAGGAATTTCTTAGACAGTCAAGATAA